Genomic DNA from Equus quagga isolate Etosha38 chromosome 10, UCLA_HA_Equagga_1.0, whole genome shotgun sequence:
TCCCAGAGTCATGAATgagtttttcttcttgaaaaatcAAAGCCCCTTCATTTTCAGGGCAGGATTCAGGTGGGAGTAGGAACGGTAGAAAGATCAGATACTTCTATGCTGTCTCTTTAGCCTGGCTCAAGGGGGAAGTAGCTTAACCAAAGGCTCGAGGGCTGTGGGCCTATTCTTGAGTCAATTACCTGTGTGAAATTAGTTCTTATCTTATTTCAGGCAACTCGTAGCTCTCCTGGTCTGATTGCTTTGAAGAAAGAAGAGTAGaagaaggaatagaagaaatCATGTCGGAGATACTTGACCtgtcttttctgtctgacttggaAAGGGATTTGATCCTCAGTGTTATTCAACGAGATGAGGAGCTCCGGAAAGCGGACGAGAAAAGGATTAGGTAAGAGTCCCAGGAAAACCATGGGTTCCCAGGCCTTTGACCAATGATGTCTGGACTTTTCCTTATACCCCTCATCTGACTTTCAGAGGAACTTGTATATGAGCTTTACAACCCCTCATTGGGTCTGGTTGGGCTCTGAGGTTGTTGCTTTCACAGAACCAAATAGTCTTACTGTCTCTACACCTCAACCCCTCTCCATCCGGCCTATACAGATTCTGAATCCACTTGTGCTTCTCTTTTTGGTCTTGGCAGGCGACTGAAGAATGAGTTACTGGAGATGAAAAGGAAGGGGGCCAAGAGGGGCAGCCAACATTATAGTGATAGGACATGTGCCCGGTGCCAGGAAAGCCTGGGCCGTTTGACTCCCAGGACCAACACTTGTCGGGGTTGTAATCACCTGGTGTGCCGGGATTGCCGCATCCAGGAAAGCAATGGTACCTGGAGGTGCAAGGTGTGCACCAAGGAAATGTGAGTGTTGTCTATGGCTgagaagagaggggaaatgaGGCCTCTAGGTGTGATGAGAATTTCTCTCCTCAGCCTTTGTTGGTTGAATAACAAGGGCCATTTTTTATccatatgttattttcttttattccatccCAGAGAGCTGAAGAAGGCAACTGGAGACTGGTTTTATGACCAGAAAGTGAATCGCTTTGCTTACCGCACAGGCAGTGAGATAATCAGGATGTCCCTGCGCCGCAAACCTGCAGGTACCAGACCTGTCTGGAAATGGTTCCTTGAGATGCTTGACCTCAGTGAGAGATCCTCTGGTGTGGAATCCTAGGGTATTCTTACTGGTGGTGTCTTCACTCCATGGGCTCAGCCTGTTTGTGGGAAATATAAAGATTGTATTGCCGTCCCGTCTGCAAGTGCAGTGTGTTTCCCTTTCCCCACTCATCATCACCACTCTGCCGTGCTTTTGTTTTGAAGTGAATAAAAGAGAGACAGTGGGACAGGCCCTCCTTCATCAGCCACAGATAGGCGATATCTGGCCAGGAAGAAGGATCATTCAGGAGCAAAAGAAGGAGGCCAGGTAAGAACCAAGCAATCATTTAGAGAAATGCTACATGTCcctttaattctattttttttttagtttcttttatttataaaatagtagATATTCATTAtaggaaaatttggaaagtacataaaagaataaagaaggaggaaaaaaaatttctaatccTGCTACCCACATCTAAACAttaacattttggcatatttaCTTTGTTCTTTATAAGAGCAACttgaatacaaataaaaataacacatactcattattaaaaatttaaccagtagaggaaataataaataaaacaacaaatcaCTCAAATTCCTACTACCCCACTATTCACATTAtgtgaaaattatttcagatatcTTTTGTGCATAAATATAGATAGAGAGATGGGTGCGTGGATAGACTGAAAAACCTTTATAATAATGGATCataatatactaaaaaaattctgtttaattttgcttGAACTTaggataaaatactgaaataaaattgaagaattgCTAATCTTCAGGCAAATGTTTCTTTACCGTAAAAAATATTAGTCATTAATATCCCtctaagtttaagaaaaaatattattaaaaccaTTGAGCAgttagtcatttttttctagtgTCTTTTTGGTTATAACCTTATTGAGATGTAACTCACATAACATACAGTTCGCCCATTTATAGTGTACAGTAcgatggtttttagtatattcacagaattgtgcaaccaccacctaaATTGATTTTAGAACTTTCATCACTTTAAGAAGAAACCCggtaccctttagctatcactcCCCCCAACCTTCCTGCCCTTCCCCATCGCTAGGCAATCGctgatttactttctgtctctatatatttacctattctggacattctgtttaaatggaattatgtaatgtgtggtcctttgtgactgtcttctcttaatatactgttttcaaggttcatccatgttgaagcatgtatcagcacttcatttctttttattgccaaataatattccattatatgtgtataccacatttgttaatctgttcatctgttgatggacatttggattgtttccactttttggcagTTATAATTAATGTTGTTCTGAACATTCGTtatgagtttttgtgtggacatatgttttcatttctcttaggtagaTACCTaagagtggagttgctgggtcaaatggtcatttagtcattttttaaatctacctGTTTCAATACTAAACATTATCGGTGGGCTCCCTGCCATGAAAGAGGCGATTAGCTTTCTTACACTTCCTCCCAACTGTTTCCCCTACTCCCACTTTTTattactcaaattattttttactttgtcaggacttaaaacatttatattctgTTATGCAACCATAAATCATCTGCttgttttatctgtttgttcAGTTTTAGTTCGTATTTAAAAGGATTGTGTGCTTACAGTCAGGCTTGGACTATGGCTTCTCTATATTTCTgaattctttgatttatttcttggTTGTCTGAAGTTCCTTCAAGAAGGGCTCGCGGGtgctgtatttctttctttctttcctgttaagAATGTCTCCTACTGCCTTTATACTTGAACAATCTGTTGGCTGGATACTATATTCTTGGGTCACACTTTCTTTCCCTCAGAATGTTGTAGACATTACTCCATTGTCTTCTGCCACTGAATGTAACTGTGGAGAAGTCTGAGGCCAGCTAGCCTCTTGTAGGTAATTtactctatgtgtgtgtgtgtctgtgtgtatatgcttgaaaaattccttttatttttcttgaagtttAGTAACTTAACAAGGATGTATCTCAATGGTGATTATCCTGTATGATTTTTCCCTAATATGAGGTGTGTCCTTGATGAGTTCTGTCTTCATTGCTGGAAAATTTTTCTGCATTGTATCCTCTGAACTCTTTTTCTGTTTCGTTAGTTAAGTTCTCCACCTCAGGGACATTGCCTTTCTTTATCCTccatttctgtccttttctttaaCTATCAcatgcagagaaaaagagaaagatgaaagcaATTAACCACGATTAGCCCAACCCTTTCCTCTTTGTTAttactttgattttcttccttcccttcttcgctccctcccttcctttttcctgtATCTAGTTTACTTATTTGAATGAATCATCTTGTTTAGGTTTTAATTTGTTCTTTGCTCTCAGTCTTgccttttctctaattttgttgttttatcatCTTGTATTTGAGCTCTTGtgctttatcaaatatatattcatattaagTTCCTCTGTAGTATAAAGCACTCGCAAGAAATCTACTTCTTTTCCTATGGTTATATTCTTCTCCAGAATGGGTTCTTCATCCATCTTACAAGTTGTTTCTATTTCTCCGCAGCCCATGGCATATTTATATATCTGCCTGAccgtttcttttcattttgctcctgTTTAACATGGGAAGTTCTGTCTACGTCTTTTATTTGCTCTGATATAGTGTGTGTGAATTCTTCTTGACAGGCCTCTCACATCAACTTGAAACAATTTATTTCTTCCCCCCACACAACTATACTTTAGTTTAAGGATAgaatattgctttctttttttttcctacattttttaaattgagataacaTTGAGTTCTATATACTTCTGTTTTGTAACCCGAGGGGAGGGGCAAAAGGCAACTTGGGGGTCCTGGGTTTTGGTCTCCTGAAGTTGTCTTAAAGGTCTGGGCTCACTCAGTCCAGCTCTGGCTGCATCCTCTAGCTCAAACCAGTGCCACAAGAGATGACATACCCCAGCAGTCTCGTCTGCCTTTGTTGGGGTCCCCCAGTGATACTTGGGGCCACAGATCTTGAGGACTTATGTTTTCCTTAACTTATCCCAGGACTGCCTACTCACGTGGTCTGCACATCTCCACACTGGAAGGAGTTTTTCTGAGctgaatatttcttctgttttcttggctGTGACTTTTTGAACTTTATGACTTGAGGCTTTACTCCTTTCCTCATTTCGTTGCTGCTGGTGaatttttggctttttatttgtttttctctttcctaactTCCCCTCaaacaaagagaaatgattttATCATGTTTTATATGATTGTTGGAAAgcaatatagaaatataaaatgagttCCCAGTAACCTCACTGCTTCTGCCCCAGACAATTATAAATAGTCATTAATAGTTTTGGTGTATATATTACCAGACTGTCTAAATGTACAAATATGGGTTGGATTCttaaattttaacttcttttttgaagaagGTTGTTCTATATacatgttaagtaaaaaaaagaaagaaagctttaaaaactcAATAATACGGATAACCCAACAGAAACTGGGcgaaagatttgaacagacatttccccaaagacaATATATAGAtgtcaaataagcacatgaaaagatgttcaacatcattagtcattagggaaatgcaaattaaaatcacaatgaaatactactctacccactagaatggctaaaattgaaaagactgaccGTGCCAATTATTGGTGAGGATGAAGAGCAACTGGGATTCTCGTACCCTGCTAGTGGGCATGTACAACGGTGCAGCCACGTTGAAAAACAGTTTAGTAGTGTCTTAACAAGTTAAATGTGCACCCACCTCGTGATTCAGCCATTCTATCCCTggatatttactcaagagaagtgaaagcatatgtccatacaaagacttggacatgaatgttcatacagctttatttgtaatagtcgaAACCTGGAAACGACCAGATATCTATCAACAGGTGAAGGGATAAACTGTGGTTTGTTTACACAATGGGCTACTAGTCAGCAAtggaaaggaatgaactactgatgcaTGCAACAGcatgatgaatctcaaaataatcatgctgagtgaaggaagccaaagaaaaaagGGGATGTACTACTATATGATTCTGTTTgtagaaaattctggaaaatgcaaactaaattttagtgacagaaagcaaatcagcaCATACTTGGggacaggggcagggagggagggacggattACGAAGGGGTGCACGGAAACTTTTGACAGTAATAGATGTTCACTAACTTAAATAACTCAAGgtgtaaaaggagaaaattatagaaaaacgttaacatctttccatgtcagcacCAAGGGTCTACCTCATTCTCTTTGCTGCCTGTACCATGTTTTGTTGTATGTATGTCCTGCGAGTTTATCCACACGGCCTTGAGTGGGTGACTCATCTGTTCTAGGTGATGAGGCCCCCTTTTTCCTTTGTGGATAAGGATAAGAATGGCTTTTATTTCCTGAACGTGATTAACACATCTGACATCATCGGTCAGAATGTAATTTTTGAAACCTACTGCTTCTGGCTGTCTATGACCTCTCGTCTCATTGGACCCAGAAGACTCTTATTTGTCCTAAACATGGAAACAGATTAAGTGGTCATAAATGAtccttttccataaaattatGGAGCCTTTGAGATAATTTAATTCAACCCCcttatttttacagaaaagaaagcaggataagtgatttacctgagaTCATACAGATAGTTAGAGCCCAGGACTCCCATCTCTTAGTCTATTTTTTACTGCACAGATGTCAAATAATTGCTTTTTTGCCCTAGGGTTGTTTGTATCAGCCCTGGATCAGTACGTATTAATCTAGGAAAAAATACAAGCAGAACACCCTCTTCATGGACCATTGTTAAAGTACCTCTCTAGAGGAATGGTTCTAATTTGGCTTCTGTATTCTTTCGGGCAAAGAGGGGAAAAGATTGATTCTGAAGTAGAAATGAAATCAAGTTCCCTGCTATGTCTTGGACTATAAAGTTAATACATCTCTCAAGAAATGACCGCTGTTTCCCCTCTTCATGCCCTAGGATTTCCACCCCTGCTGTCTGTTTTCATCGAGCTATCTCAAACATCATGTGCTCACTTGGAAAGTTCATTCCTTCCTGCCTAAGACATTAGAGATTTTGGTTACTTtgttctttgttcatttattagttcattcGTTTAACAAATATCTGTGAATGCCAACTATTTGCCAGGCTCTGTTTTAGGTAGTGGGATATGCTGGTGAACACCATAAGGTCCCTTGTTGGTGGAGCTTAGATCTGGGGGTAGGGGACACAGACAATAACTAATCAAGTAAATATATCATATCACATGTTGACAAGTGCAGTGGAGAAAATGAAGTAGACTAAAGGGATAGGGAGCATGGGAAAGCATGTGTACATATGTTGTTTTATTTAGGATAGCCAGGGAAAAGTCTTAataataaggtgacatttgagcaaagacatgAACCAAATGAGGGAACAAACCCAGAGAGTATCTGGGGgaaaagcattctaggcagaggcgGCATCAGGGATAAAGACACTAAGGTGAGTTTGTGTTTGGCATGTTTGAGTAACCTGGAACTGAGTGAGCCGGGgggagtggcaggagatgaggacAGAGGTGAGGTGAGAGCAGGTCATGTTGGACTTTACTGGCAATTTTAAGGACTCTgtcttttactctgagtgagaaaGACACCTCTGAGTGACatgatattatttttcctttttttaaattgaggtaaaattcatataatataaaattaatcatttaaaaagttttaaagtgtacaattcagtggcttttagtactTTTAgaatgttgtgcaatcatcaccactatctaatttcagaacattttcatcacttcaaaaggAAACCTTGCACCCATTaatcagtcactccccatttcccccagcccgtaatctactttctgtctctatggatttgcctgttgtgGACATTTCACATAAGTAGAGTCATCCAAAATGTGGTTTGTATGACTGTCATACAAAAAGctgtttgtgtctggcttctttcacttagcatgtgttcagggttcatccatgttgtaacgtGTATTAgtacttcactcttttttattgttaataataattcattgtatggatacaccacatttcatttatccattcatccattgatggaaatTTAGACTGTTTCCAcctgttggctattgtgaataatgctactgtgaacatttgtgtacaagtgtttggtggacacatgttttcagttctcttaggtatatacctaggagtggaattcttgggtcatatggtaattctatattggacttatattttaaaagctcattttgGCTGTTGTATGTATGTAGATCGTATGGGGACAAGGACGGAAGTAGAATGTTCAGTTAAGAGGCATTGCAACCATCCAGGAGTTAGATGATGGTGGTTTGGACCAGAATAATGGCAGTGGAGGGGGTGAGAACTGGTCAGTTCTAGATATACATTGAAGATAGAGCCAAGAGGATTTGCTAACTGATTGGATTTGTATTGTGAGAGAACGAGGGAGTCAAGGATgattcttaagatttttgacctgaaaattaaaaggaaggagTTGCCATTTGATAAAATTGAGGGAAGAGCAGGTTTGGGAGAAGATTAAGGCCTTGGTTGTGGACTTGCTGCGTTTGAGACATCTAAGCAGAGATGTCAAGTCGGCTGTTGGAAATACAAGTCTGGCGTttgagtgagagagaaatttagGAGTTATTAGTTTACAGAGGCTATTTAAAGCCATCAGACTAGATGAGATCATGTAGGGGTAATTTTAGATAGTGAAGAGAAGCAGTCCAGGGAATAGGCCTGGACACAATCCAAAGATTAGAGGTCTAGGAGATGAGGAAGGTCAAGCAAACgggactgagaaggagcagccagtgaggTCAGAGGACCAGGAGAATGTGGGGTCCTAGCAGCCAGGTGAAATTCCTTGAGACACTTgaggaagaattatttttctccttttcttgctgctttcacaAATTCCTCCAGGTAAGGGGCCTAGGAATTGTGTCCTTCCCTCTAGAGATGAGGACTGTTGTTTTGAATGATCAGGGTCATCTTTCATTCAGCTGAGAAAGAATTATGGTCATCTGACTACTGTCTTCAAAACATACTGCTTACTTATGTATATACTTTAAGCCCCACTGAGGGCATTTAGTCAAGAATTCAGTCAACAGATATTTGAGTGCCCACTCTATGCTGGTTTCTCTTCTAGGTATTGggaacacagcagtgaacaagatatGTGGTCACCGATCTCATGGAACTTAGTCTCATGGAGGAGAAAGACattaaacaaatcattttttaaaaattattgaacaaattaaataatttgcttaaaagacataaacaaataattacatgtGTGATGACTGCCACCAAGAAATCAGGATGCTTTAGGAGCACATGGGAAGGTTACTAATCTAGACTTGGGGTGGAAGCATGGTCAGAGAGGTTTGGAGGAATTGACATATAAGGAGAGACGTGAAGTAGTAGATTTAGCCAGGTGAAGAAAGATGGCCATTGTGGAAAGAACAtcccaggcagagaaaagagggaagaggcagagctTTGGCATATTCATGGAACCAAAACAGCTTCATCATTCTGGAATGTAAAGTATAAGGAGAGGTGGAGGGTGAAAGATGAGTCTGGGGAGGTGAGTAGGGGTCAAACATTAGGGATTTTCTTGCCATGCTAAAGAGTTTTAACTGAATCCCAACAGCAGTGGGGAACCACTGAGAAGTTTTAAAAGTGTACTCAAATATTTAGCTTAGAAAAATCACTTAGGCTACCATTGTGAGTGGGCTAGGAGGAAGCCTGACTCCTCCTGGCAGGAGAGCCCACTCCCTTTACATATCAGCTCTTGGTTTTTATTCTAGTATGCCATTTGAAGTGACCAAGCTGAAAATTGGGAAGAGTGTGCTGGAGGCTGAGAGTGAGAGTCTGGATAGCTACACGGCTGACTCAGATAGCACGTCCAGGTGAGATCCCTGCCAGTCCCTGAACCTCCACCCAACCCGAGTTCTCATTTTGTTCTCTAGAGTCAGGATGCCTTCAGTATTCCTGACTTGTCCTTGGGAAGTCGAATGAAGTATTTTCTTTGACCTTGCCATAAGTCTTCCAGTAAGCACCTCTGCAGTTGGCTCTCAGCACAGTTTTCTGGAGCATGCTAGCTTCCACAGCCTGCTCCACCTTGGAAGAGtcttcctggaccagcagcaacTGATGCTGTTGTCCCTTAGGAGTGGGGGTGTGAGTGGTTGTATTTACACAAAGTTGCTTATCTGATCGTCTACACTCCTTCAAGGTAAATCAGATGTGAAGTTTACCTTCTGGATTTGGTTACTACAGTGACACCAAGCCAGTGGCTCTTCTTCCATGGAGCTTGGGTCCCtagagagaagggggagaagaggaggtgaTTGTGTTATAACTTCCGTGTCTACCTCTAGGAGAGACTCTCTGGATAAATCTGGCCTCTTTCCAGAGTGGAAGAAGATGTCTGCCCCCAAATCTCAAGTGGAAAAGGTAAGCTTTAGTTATTGGTtagcacctctctctctctctcgctctctcgctttctctctctctctttttcctttaaatcaagAATTCATCTAAACAAACTTTAGTTCAGATTCACTTGAGAGCATTGATCTAAGGTTTTGGTTGAAACATGTGAGCAAATAGATTTTGTACTACTTCCTAGGATTAAATTAAATTCCTAAGATTAAGTTGATCTTTCCTTTAAGTTTGTCATAGTTCACCGAAAATCTGAGCGTTTTTCTTCTTAAGGCTATCCTTCCTTACTCCGTCCTTCCACCTACCCAACTgtccttttccatttccttgcccCTATTCCTTCCTAGGAAATTCAGCCTGGAGGTCAAAATGTGGTATCTGTTGATGAGAGTGAAATGATATTCAAGAAGAACACCAGAAGAATCCTCAGGCCTTCAGGTAGCTGGTTTCCCTTCATGGCCTTTTGAAATTGATGTTCTGGGTACCCTTGATGTATTCTTGATATGGAGAAGAGTTGGTCTCTCTTGATATGGGGTTTTGGTCTTCCACTCAGAATACACTAAATCTGTGATTGATCTTCGCCCAGAAGATGTGGGGCATGAAAGCGGCTTCTTGGGAGACAGAAGCAAATCCGTGCCAGGCCTCAGTGTGGATATGGTAGGTACCCTTGTATTTCATTTGGTCACTGtatgaaattttatatatctaGAGTTGACTGTCGTAGCTGATACTCTCAATCAACCTATTTAATTCTTTAGGAAAAACCAACATGAATCTTGATTCCCCCaaatttctaaagtaaatgttGCTCAGTTGCTTAAAGAAGAAGACTGTCTTCGCTGTCTCTTTTGTCTTCTAATACAGTGTTTGGTATATGGTTGGGGGCTCAAATAAACacttattttgattaaaatgtaGAGGGATGGCTGGGTTGGGGCAGTCAAATGGGAAAgagatattcttattttattcttttgagattTGAGAAAGATGGTTGTAATATAGTGTAGAAGCCTGAAATCAGGAGATGTAAAAATAAGGATATGTGCGTACATGTCCACATGACACCTCAGAGCTTAGCGACAATTAGGGCTCTTACTAAAGGAAGGATATTAgtctttgaacttttaaaaaatttttattaactgTGAATCTATATTTTACtgttccaggaagaggaagaagaagaagaagaagacattGACCACCTGGTGAAGTTGCATCGCCAGAAGCTAGCTAGAAGCAGCATGCGAAGTGGCTCCTCCTCGGTAAGTTCTGTTAGTTCTGTGGTTATAGGCATGTTGGGgtacaaggaaggaaggaagtgccTCCCAAGAGCAGAGTCCGGACCTGGGGAAATCTTCCTCATCCCTCTTTCCAGGTAAGTGAGGTGTATTTGTTCCAATCCTCAGTTTGGACCATAGTTGCTTAGTGCACAGCTAGGTGACTTCCTCAGCCTCTGCCCTGGAGATTTTTATGTCAGGTAATTACGGCTGGAGACGTTCTTCATCACCGCCTTGTGAACAGTTGCCCATAGCTTCTCTCCTTAAAGAGGTGCTCAGGCCATGAAGTGAGCAACATCAGATTTCATCATCAGGGCCCACTCCAAATCTCACATTCCAGGGCACTGAGTGTCATGAGAAGGGCCCTGGCAGGGTTAATTGGCATCAGGGTTTGAGTAAGGAGCAACAATACCAATCAGAATCATGAAGTTAAAAGGACACTTAAGAATCAGGGCCTAGTTCTGTCATAAGTATGAAGAGTGATGCATAGGGGAAACAGAATCAGGAACCAGGGCGAGTCGAGTTTGTTCCTGCTCACACACAGGAAGAGAACGGCGGCCTTGGAGAGCCAGTTACTACCTGAGAGGAAGATGTCTTTTCACCTCTGGTGGgattttcccttcaattctgaTGCAGTCACTTTTCTTTATAGGTCTTGTTTTAATTAGTAAGTGACCCCTTCTATCCAACGTTTTAGCATATATAACACATACCAAAAATGGACATAGTTGCACTTTACTTGTACTCCTTGCCCACTTTCTGAGGCAGgtgaaaattaacaataaaatgtgtaaaatgagaggcagaagagaagctAAGAGCCTAGGGGAGCCATGGGCTGATTTATTAACCCAGACAATTGTGAGTGCTACGAGCTCTGTCTTATACTCTGTGTCCAAGACTGTTGGCAGTACTGACTTGTTGCAGGGGCTTCTGAAAGTTGTATTTTGTTCAGTGACTAGCTTTATCCTGAGGGAAGATGTGAGCGAAGCGGCAGGGGGAGTATGCCTTCACCAGATGTTTGTGGGTACATTCTCTTCAGAGTACAATCGGCAGCATGATGAGCATCTACAGCGAAGCTGGTGATTTCGGGAACATCTTTGTGACTGGCAAGATTGCCTTTTCCCTGAAGTATGAGAAGCAAACACAGACTCTGGTTGTCCATGTGAAGGAGTGCCACGAGTTGGCCTATGCTGATGAAGCCAAGAAGCGCTCTAACCCGTGAGTGCTTCTGGAATCTGACTGATGCTCTAAGAGAGCTCAGACCCTACCATCTCTCTGGGCCCTCTTGAACTGAGGTTATCTTTTCCTGGGCAGACAGGGAAGTGTGATTGAGATCGCTTAGGGGAGATGTGGGAAAGGGACCGGGATAGGGAAAATGCAAGAATGACATGTCTAAGAGGGTTTGATGTGACATTTTCGTTTCGTCATGGCATATGTATGTGGAGAGCAAGGAAGTGAAGAGTGGGCTTGAGAAAAGACGGCAAATTACTCCCTACTCTCCTTGGTTTCTAGATACGTGAAGACTTATCTTCTGCCTGACAAGTCCCgccagggaaaaagaaaaaccagcatCAAGCGGGATACTGTCAATCCACTCTATGATGAGATCTTCAGAGTAAGTATCTGGATCCTCAGGGTAGGAGAACTTGTTCTGTCTTGTGCGCTAAGCTGTAGCTGTTCCTCTGCTACATGGCTGGTTGTAGCATGTACATGTACCTCATGTCTGAGGATACACTATAGGCATCTGTTCACATCCCGATCTTCCCGAGAAGAGAAAAAGGTGATCTGGCTTCCTTGGATTGTTGTGAAGCTGGAGATTCACCTGGCCACAAATCTCATTTTAGAAAGTCATTTGGGATCAAGAGCCTGCGTGGCATTTCTTTTTGAATGTTCCAGTGTTCTCTCACCCACTCAAGGAAAAATTGATTTTCCAAGTCTTCCCATGGAATATGGTAGGTTTTTGTGAAATGGGGTAAGTGGAGGCTTTGAGTGAGGAAACTCAAAGTGCTTAGGGACTAAAGTAATTTGATATTCAGGACTGTGGACTTTGGATATGGTCGCTCAGGTTTTGGAATAATCTATTCTGAGGAATTACCATGAACTAACCATCTTGGACTTCTGTTCTTTCACAGTATGAGATTCCAGAGTCTCTCCTGGCCCAGAGGACTTTGCAGTTCTCGGTTTGGCATCATGGTCG
This window encodes:
- the SYTL4 gene encoding synaptotagmin-like protein 4 isoform X1, with the protein product MSEILDLSFLSDLERDLILSVIQRDEELRKADEKRIRRLKNELLEMKRKGAKRGSQHYSDRTCARCQESLGRLTPRTNTCRGCNHLVCRDCRIQESNGTWRCKVCTKEIELKKATGDWFYDQKVNRFAYRTGSEIIRMSLRRKPAVNKRETVGQALLHQPQIGDIWPGRRIIQEQKKEASMPFEVTKLKIGKSVLEAESESLDSYTADSDSTSRRDSLDKSGLFPEWKKMSAPKSQVEKEIQPGGQNVVSVDESEMIFKKNTRRILRPSEYTKSVIDLRPEDVGHESGFLGDRSKSVPGLSVDMEEEEEEEEDIDHLVKLHRQKLARSSMRSGSSSSTIGSMMSIYSEAGDFGNIFVTGKIAFSLKYEKQTQTLVVHVKECHELAYADEAKKRSNPYVKTYLLPDKSRQGKRKTSIKRDTVNPLYDEIFRYEIPESLLAQRTLQFSVWHHGRFGRNTFLGEAEVQMDSWMLDKKLDHCLPLHGKISAESPPGLPSHKGELVVSLKYIPASKLPVGGDRKKSKGGEGGELQVWIKEAKNLTAAKSGGTSDSFVKGYLLPMRNKASKRKTPVMKKTLNPHYNHTFVYNGVSLEDLQHMCLELTVWDREPLASNDFLGGVRLGVGTGISNGEVVDWMDSTGEEVSLWQKMRQYPGSWAEGTLQLRSSMAKQKLGL
- the SYTL4 gene encoding synaptotagmin-like protein 4 isoform X2; the protein is MSEILDLSFLSDLERDLILSVIQRDEELRKADEKRIRRLKNELLEMKRKGAKRGSQHYSDRTCARCQESLGRLTPRTNTCRGCNHLVCRDCRIQESNGTWRCKVCTKEIELKKATGDWFYDQKVNRFAYRTGSEIIRMSLRRKPAVNKRETVGQALLHQPQIGDIWPGRRIIQEQKKEASMPFEVTKLKIGKSVLEAESESLDSYTADSDSTSRRDSLDKSGLFPEWKKMSAPKSQVEKEIQPGGQNVVSVDESEMIFKKNTRRILRPSDVGHESGFLGDRSKSVPGLSVDMEEEEEEEEDIDHLVKLHRQKLARSSMRSGSSSSTIGSMMSIYSEAGDFGNIFVTGKIAFSLKYEKQTQTLVVHVKECHELAYADEAKKRSNPYVKTYLLPDKSRQGKRKTSIKRDTVNPLYDEIFRYEIPESLLAQRTLQFSVWHHGRFGRNTFLGEAEVQMDSWMLDKKLDHCLPLHGKISAESPPGLPSHKGELVVSLKYIPASKLPVGGDRKKSKGGEGGELQVWIKEAKNLTAAKSGGTSDSFVKGYLLPMRNKASKRKTPVMKKTLNPHYNHTFVYNGVSLEDLQHMCLELTVWDREPLASNDFLGGVRLGVGTGISNGEVVDWMDSTGEEVSLWQKMRQYPGSWAEGTLQLRSSMAKQKLGL
- the SYTL4 gene encoding synaptotagmin-like protein 4 isoform X3, with the protein product MSEILDLSFLSDLERDLILSVIQRDEELRKADEKRIRELKKATGDWFYDQKVNRFAYRTGSEIIRMSLRRKPAVNKRETVGQALLHQPQIGDIWPGRRIIQEQKKEASMPFEVTKLKIGKSVLEAESESLDSYTADSDSTSRRDSLDKSGLFPEWKKMSAPKSQVEKEIQPGGQNVVSVDESEMIFKKNTRRILRPSEYTKSVIDLRPEDVGHESGFLGDRSKSVPGLSVDMEEEEEEEEDIDHLVKLHRQKLARSSMRSGSSSSTIGSMMSIYSEAGDFGNIFVTGKIAFSLKYEKQTQTLVVHVKECHELAYADEAKKRSNPYVKTYLLPDKSRQGKRKTSIKRDTVNPLYDEIFRYEIPESLLAQRTLQFSVWHHGRFGRNTFLGEAEVQMDSWMLDKKLDHCLPLHGKISAESPPGLPSHKGELVVSLKYIPASKLPVGGDRKKSKGGEGGELQVWIKEAKNLTAAKSGGTSDSFVKGYLLPMRNKASKRKTPVMKKTLNPHYNHTFVYNGVSLEDLQHMCLELTVWDREPLASNDFLGGVRLGVGTGISNGEVVDWMDSTGEEVSLWQKMRQYPGSWAEGTLQLRSSMAKQKLGL